TGCGGCGTCCTGGCTGGGCGTGCCTCGATGGCAGGGCATTGCCGCGGCGGCGGGCGGAGCGTGGCTCCTCGTGCTCTGGCGCGGGGCCGGCCGCCTTCTGCCCTGGCTGCTGGGGACGGCGCTCGTAGCCGCGCTGCTGCCGCTGTCCGTGCTGGCCCGCGACGCCCACATCGGTCCGCTCGGCGCCTGGGTGCGTCTTGCCTCGCAGCCGGCCTTCCGCTTCCCCGCCGAGAGTCCGTGGGCGACGGACGGTCGCGAGGTCCGCCCTACCCGCGGGCCGAGCGTGCTCCTCTTCGAGGAAGAGCACCGCGTGGTCGCGGTCACGCCCGCCACGCTTCACGTGCGCGCCCGCGACGGCTCTCGCGTGTTCGACACCGACTGGGAGCTTCAGGCGGGACAGTCCGTCATGGTGCGTCCAGGCGATGAGCTGACCTGGACACCGGGAGCGCGGCTCCGCTTCGAGGCAGGCAAGGCGGTGCCGGGGGCGCCCCGCTCCGGGATAGCCTGGGCCGACGGCCGGCGCGGCGATGGGTGGCGCCGGTGGGGGCTTCTCGTCACCGTCATCGCCGGGGCCTCGGGGCTCCTGGGCTTCGGCATCCCGGACCGCCTGTCGCGACGGCAGATGGCGCTGTGCGGAGCCTGTCTCGTGGTGACCTTTGCCTGGGGTCTGGGCTGGGCGATCTACTGTGCTCTGGGAGCGCCGGATATCTTCCTGGGAGGGGTGAGCATCGAGCGCCTCATGCGTCCACCGCCGCTGGCCTCGAGCGCGGCCGCGGGGCATCGGGTGCTCCCGGCGCTCCTGCCCATGGCGGGGCTCTTGAGCTTCCTCGCCTCGACGGTGGCATTGCGTGAGCGCCTCGGCGCGCTCGACGTCACGGGGGGCGGTGAGATCGGCCACGACCTCGGTCTCTGGTCAGCCATCCTTGGCGCGGCCGCCCTGGCGAGCCTCTGGCCTGCCGACCCCTGGCTGCTCACGCTGTGGGCCCTGGGCCTTGCGGGATCGGCGCTCGGCCCGGCTCTCCTCTGGTCGCCGCGCGAGAACCAGCCCGCCGTGGGGATCGTGGCCGGTCTCGTCGGGCTCGGCGTGTTCGGAGCGCTTACCACGGCGGGACATTGGACAGGGTTGGGGACAGGGTTGGGGGCAGGGTCGGGGGATGGCTGGCCCAGCCTCGTCCTGGCCTTTCCGGTGGTGGCGGCCGCGCCGGCCGCCGCTCTCGTGCTCTGGCTCGCCCGCCGCGCCGGCCCGGGCTAGAATGGGTCGTCCATGGCCAACGACCGGATAGTCATCCGCGGCGCGCGCGAGCACAACCTCAAGTCCATCGATCTCGAGATTCCCCGTGATCAGCTCGTGGTCCTCACGGGGCTCTCCGGCTCGGGCAAGTCCTCGCTCGCCTTCGACACCATCTACGCCGAGGGCCAGCGGCGGTACGTCGAATCGCTCTCTGCCTACGCGCGGCAGTTCCTCGAGCAGATGGAGAAACCCGATGTGGACTCCATCGAGGGCCTGTCGCCCGCCATCTCGATAGAGCAGAAGACCACCTCGAAGAATCCGCGCTCGACGGTGGGGACGGTGACGGAGATCTACGATTATCTGCGCGTGCTCTTCGCCAGGATCGGGGTGCCACACTGCCCGAGCTGCGGCGCCGTCATCTCGGCCCAGACGGTTCAGCAGATGGTCGACCGGGTCATGGGGTTGTCCCCGGGGACGCGCCTGCTCGTGCTGGCCCCCGTCGTGCGCGGACGCAAGGGCGAATACCGCAAGCTCTTCTTCGACCTCCGGCGCCAGGGCTATGTCCGCGTGCGCGTGAACGGCCAGTTTCGGGAGCTGTCGGAGGAGATCGAGCTCGCCAAGACCAAGAAGCACACCATCGAAGTCGTGGTGGATCGGCTGGTCATCCGGGACAATCTGGGCTCGCGGCTCAACGATTCGCTGGAGACGGCGCTGCGCCTGGCCGACGGGGTCGTGCAGGTCGAGGTCGTGGAGGGGCCCTCGTTCCTCTTCTCGGAGCGGCTGGCCTGCGCGGCCTGTGGGGTGTCCTTTCCCGAGGTGTCGCCGCGCATGTTTTCTTTCAACAATCCCTATGGGGCGTGCCCCGATTGCGGGGGGATCGGATCGCGCTACGAGATCGATCCCGCCCTCGTCGTACCCAACGCGCACCGCTCGCTCAAGGAGGGCGCCCTGGTGCCCTGGGTGGGGACGGGCGGCTCGACCTTCAAGCAAACGCTCCAGGTGCTGGCGCGGCGGTACAAATTCGACCTCGAGACCCCCTGGGGGAAGCTGCCCAAGAAGACCCGCGACATCATCCTGCACGGCGAGCCGGGCGATGGCTTCGAAGGCGCCGTGGCCATCCTGGAGCGGCGCTACAAGGAGACGCTGTCGCCGGAGATCCGGCAGGACCTGGAGCGCTTCATGGCCTTGCGCGACTGTCCCACGTGCCAGGGCTCGCGCCTCCGGCCGGAGACGCTGGCCGTCAAGATCGCCGGGCGGTCCATCGCCGACGTGGTGCGCTTCCCTATCAAGGCGGCGCGGCAGTTCTTCGACACCCTGACCCTTTCCGAGCGGGATGCCCAGATCGCCCGTCGCGTGCTCAAGGAGATCAAGGAGCGGCTGGGCTTTCTCGCCCACGTGGGTCTGGACTACCTCACGCTCGACCGCCCGGCCGCGAGCTTGTCGGGGGGCGAGGGGCAGCGCATCCGGCTGGCCACCCAGATCGGCTCGAGCCTCGTCGGCGTGCTCTACATCCTCGACGAGCCCAGCATCGGGCTGCACCAGCGCGACAATACGCGGCTCCTCGACACCCTCAAGCGGCTGCGCGACCTCGGCAATACGGTGCTGGTGGTCGAGCATGACGAGGAGACCATCCGCGCGGCGGACTTCGTGGTCGACCTGGGGCCCGGGGCGGGAGAGCTGGGTGGCCACGTGGTCGCCGTGGGGACCCCGGGGGAGATCGCCGCCCATCCCGCCTCCCTCACGGGCAAGTTCCTCTCGGGCGCCGAGAAGATCGCCGTGCCCGCCACGCGTCGCTCCCCCAACGGCAAGCACGTCATCATTCACAACCCGCGCGAGCACAATCTCAAGGGCATGGCGGTCAAGCTCCCCCTCGGGACCTTCACGGCGGTGACGGGCGTC
Above is a window of Candidatus Methylomirabilota bacterium DNA encoding:
- the uvrA gene encoding excinuclease ABC subunit UvrA, translating into MANDRIVIRGAREHNLKSIDLEIPRDQLVVLTGLSGSGKSSLAFDTIYAEGQRRYVESLSAYARQFLEQMEKPDVDSIEGLSPAISIEQKTTSKNPRSTVGTVTEIYDYLRVLFARIGVPHCPSCGAVISAQTVQQMVDRVMGLSPGTRLLVLAPVVRGRKGEYRKLFFDLRRQGYVRVRVNGQFRELSEEIELAKTKKHTIEVVVDRLVIRDNLGSRLNDSLETALRLADGVVQVEVVEGPSFLFSERLACAACGVSFPEVSPRMFSFNNPYGACPDCGGIGSRYEIDPALVVPNAHRSLKEGALVPWVGTGGSTFKQTLQVLARRYKFDLETPWGKLPKKTRDIILHGEPGDGFEGAVAILERRYKETLSPEIRQDLERFMALRDCPTCQGSRLRPETLAVKIAGRSIADVVRFPIKAARQFFDTLTLSERDAQIARRVLKEIKERLGFLAHVGLDYLTLDRPAASLSGGEGQRIRLATQIGSSLVGVLYILDEPSIGLHQRDNTRLLDTLKRLRDLGNTVLVVEHDEETIRAADFVVDLGPGAGELGGHVVAVGTPGEIAAHPASLTGKFLSGAEKIAVPATRRSPNGKHVIIHNPREHNLKGMAVKLPLGTFTAVTGVSGSGKSTLVNDILYRALAQMLHRAQDRPGEHDRIEGAQHLDKVIDIDQSPIGRPPRSNPATYTGVFTLIRTLMARTSDARMRGYQPGRFSFNVKGGRCEACQGDGLVKIEMHFLPDVYVTCEVCKGKRYNRETLEVRYKGRNIAEVLAMTVAEALGFFEPVPSIKQKLRTLHDVGLDYIRLGQSATTLSGGEAQRVKLATELSRRATGRTLYILDEPTTGLHFADIRRLLEVLNQLVDQGNTVVIIEHNVDVIKTADWIVDLGPEGGNEGGRVVATGTPEDVCRQASKSFTGQVLQKVLRGRSS